Genomic segment of Polycladomyces abyssicola:
ACCCCACACACGCAACATATTCATATTCGCTTTTCGCGCAAGCCGGATCAAATGAACGTACCGGGAATCGGGGGCCGCACCGATAAAATTGTCCACCGGGATCCAGTTCGCCCCTTTGGCAAACAGTTCAACACCATTCAAAACGAACGTAAATCGGGCGTTTCCTTGTTCATCAGTACGCCGCACCTCAAGCATGCGGATGCCGAAATCTTGCTCATAGCGGTCGATCGCTTTACCGTCCTTGAACAAAGTCACTTCCAAGCGGTAGAGATGAGACGTTCCCAGATCGTGCGTCCACCACAATCTGGGCTCTTTCACCTCGAGGATCAGGTGAGCAGACGTTCCATTCAATCCGGTTCTTTGTACAACACGTTCATTCCGTCCCACTTCATGTACTCCCCGACCATCGTCATAAGTCAGGCTCACCTCGACCTCGAACGCACCGTGCGGTCCAAAAAAGTCCACTTCCACATCGACCGCGACAGTTGCTTCGTTTTCCCCGATCGCCAGTGTGCGCGCAAACACGCTTTCCAGCTTGGCGTAACGTTTCTTCTCCAAGCGTACGTCTTGCCAAATGCCAACGGTAACGAGACGCGGTCCCCAATCCCAGCCGAAATTCATCTGCGCTTTCCTCACCCAGATCCGTTCTTTGCTGAAGCCCGACCAAAAATCCTGTCGTTTCCCTTTCACTCGAAGGGAAACGGGATCGAACTTGACGGCGATTACGTTACGCCCCTGGCGGATCTCCCGCGTCACGTCAAATGTATGGGCGATGAACATGTTTTCCGTGCTCCCCAGTTCAATCCCGTTCAAATAGATCGTCGCGAACGTATCCAGACCCTCAAAAATCAGATACAGGCGCTCCTCTGGTTCGATTTTCTCAGCAAAGTGAAATTCGGTACGATACCACCAGACTTTCTCTTCGACCCAGCGACATTTTATGTCGTTATGACCGACGAAAGGATCGTCGATGATCTTTTTTTCGATGAGCGTCGAATGGACATCTCCGGGGACCTTGGCAGAAATCCAAAAGTGGTCGATATAATCGGGATCCGCGACCTCAAGTACATTGTCCTGCCCTGGTTCAAACCATTGAATCTTCCAGTTTTCATTGATTTTCATAGAAAGATCAGGCGGCGGAAACCCACAGCTTTAGTCGTGGGAGGAACCGCCCATCCCTCCTTTCATCCGCAGGTCTTCTGTATAGATTAACAATATAATCCATTTTCAGAATATCAGCATTCGGAATATTTGACCTTAAAATATTGTATGATATAATAATATATTGAAAAATAACTATTTTATCAACAGTGTTCCAGTAAGGAGGAATATATGACACTAAATTTATTATATAACACCTTACTACATCTATTTCACAAGAAGTCCATGGGAGTCGTACAGGTGTTGATCTGAAAAAATTTTTAAATCGTTCAGGACAAGGGGATGATTTTCTTGAAGAAATTGATTAACAACCCCGAACAAGTGGTACGGGACATGATTGATGGAATGGTGTTAGCCCATCCCGACAAACTAAAAAACCTGCCGGGAACAAATGTTATGATTCGTGCTCATGCTCCGGTTCAAGGCAAGGTTGCTTTAGTCAGCGGGGGTGGAAGCGGACATGAACCGTCTCATGCCGGATATGTTGGAGTAGGAATGCTTGATGCAGCTGTAGCAGGAGAAGTCTTTACCTCCCCCACACCGGATCAGATTCTTGAAGCAATCAAAGCCGTTGATACCGGAAATGGCGTGCTGTTAATCATTAAAAACTACTCAGGGGATTTAATGAATTTTGAGATGGCTGCTGAGCTGGCAGAGGCTGAAGGGATTCAAGTCGCCAAAGTCGTCGTCAATGATGATGTTGCCGTTGAGAATAGTACATATACAACGGGACGCAGGGGGATAGCGGGAACCGTTTTTGTTCACAAAATAGCGGGGGCCCTTGCTGAAAAAGGTGCTTCTTTAGAAGAAGTCGAACAGGTGGCGAACAAGGTGATTCAGCATGTTCGAAGCATGGGAGTAGCCTTCACTCCTTGTACCGTTCCCGCCGCTGGAAAACCCAGTTTTGAAATTGGAGAAACAGAAATGGAAATTGGAATCGGAATCCATGGGGAACCTGGTACTCACCGAACCGCCATGGCTTCAGCCGATGAGATCGCAGATATCCTCTTATCCCGTATACTGGACGATATGAAATTATCCCCTGGGGATCAAGTAGCGGTCATGATCAACGGTCTTGGAGGAACCCCGTTGATGGAACTATACATTTTGAATAAAAAGGTTTCCCAAATTTTAAAAAACAAGGATATTTCCGTTTACAATACTTATGTAGGTGAATATATGACAGCAATTGAGATGGCTGGATGTTCTATCACGCTCTTAAAACTGGATGATCAACTGATTGAGTTGCTTGAAGCACCTGCTGATACGATCGCTTGGAAGAATTAACGAGGAGGTACTCACGTGTTGATTCAATCTGACCATATCATCAAATGGATGGAATTAGTAAATGCCCAAATAGATAAACAGAAGGAATATCTTACACAGCTTGATCAAGCGATCGGTGATGGGGATCACGGAATCAACATGACCAGAGGTTTTAAAGAAGTCATCCAAAAAATACATCAGACCACCTATGACGATATCGGGAAACTGTTTCAAGATGT
This window contains:
- the dhaK gene encoding dihydroxyacetone kinase subunit DhaK, yielding MKKLINNPEQVVRDMIDGMVLAHPDKLKNLPGTNVMIRAHAPVQGKVALVSGGGSGHEPSHAGYVGVGMLDAAVAGEVFTSPTPDQILEAIKAVDTGNGVLLIIKNYSGDLMNFEMAAELAEAEGIQVAKVVVNDDVAVENSTYTTGRRGIAGTVFVHKIAGALAEKGASLEEVEQVANKVIQHVRSMGVAFTPCTVPAAGKPSFEIGETEMEIGIGIHGEPGTHRTAMASADEIADILLSRILDDMKLSPGDQVAVMINGLGGTPLMELYILNKKVSQILKNKDISVYNTYVGEYMTAIEMAGCSITLLKLDDQLIELLEAPADTIAWKN